Proteins from one Halovivax limisalsi genomic window:
- the paaK gene encoding phenylacetate--CoA ligase PaaK, with protein sequence MYQDIESAPRAELERIQRDRLRETVRHVYDSVDFYRDRLDDAGVSPADIETISDITTLPFTGKEHFESQYPDGLFAGSDEDLTRIQASSGTTGKQKLVAYTDDDLRVWREVMARSLAAAGIEPADTFQNAYGYGLFTGGLGFHDGVEELGATVVPTGGGNTALQLELLRDLDVDALGCTPSYCLYLAEAADERDIDVRGLPLSTVVIGAEPFTDPMRAEIEDALDVTAVDMYGLSELIGPGVAVECAEAQDGLHLWEDHFYPEIVDPETGEPLPEGERGELVLTSLTKEALPVLRYRTGDVTSLTYEACECGRTSARIENIRGRVDDLLIVRGVNVYASSIEEVLVEIDDVAPHYRIDLYRDGSLDTMELTVERHADADRSREALHDLIERRLTEILNVTVDDLSVVPSGEIDRQETGKVRRVFDHR encoded by the coding sequence ATGTACCAGGACATCGAATCCGCTCCACGAGCCGAACTCGAACGGATCCAGCGAGATCGATTGCGCGAGACGGTCCGCCACGTCTACGACTCCGTGGACTTCTATCGCGATCGACTCGACGACGCCGGCGTCTCGCCGGCCGATATCGAGACGATCTCGGATATCACGACACTGCCGTTCACTGGAAAAGAACACTTCGAATCGCAGTACCCGGACGGGCTCTTCGCCGGGTCGGACGAGGATCTGACGCGGATCCAGGCCTCCTCGGGGACGACGGGCAAACAGAAACTCGTCGCCTACACCGACGACGACCTGCGCGTCTGGCGCGAGGTGATGGCGCGCTCGCTCGCGGCGGCGGGTATCGAGCCCGCCGATACGTTCCAGAACGCCTACGGGTACGGCCTCTTCACGGGCGGACTGGGCTTTCACGACGGCGTCGAGGAACTCGGCGCGACGGTCGTCCCGACGGGCGGCGGCAACACCGCCCTCCAGCTCGAGCTCCTCCGGGACCTCGACGTGGACGCGCTCGGCTGTACCCCCTCGTACTGCCTCTATCTCGCCGAGGCGGCCGACGAACGCGACATCGACGTCCGCGGCCTTCCGCTGTCGACGGTCGTCATCGGCGCCGAACCGTTCACCGATCCGATGCGCGCGGAGATCGAAGACGCGCTGGACGTCACCGCCGTCGACATGTACGGCCTCTCGGAACTCATCGGGCCCGGCGTCGCCGTCGAGTGCGCCGAAGCCCAGGACGGATTGCACCTCTGGGAGGATCACTTCTACCCCGAGATCGTCGATCCGGAGACGGGCGAGCCTCTCCCCGAGGGAGAACGCGGGGAACTCGTCCTCACCTCGCTGACGAAGGAGGCCCTCCCCGTCCTCCGGTACCGGACGGGCGACGTCACCAGTCTCACGTACGAGGCCTGCGAGTGCGGGCGGACGTCGGCTCGCATCGAGAACATTCGCGGGCGCGTCGACGACCTGCTCATCGTCCGCGGCGTCAACGTCTACGCGAGCAGCATCGAGGAGGTCCTGGTCGAGATCGACGACGTCGCGCCGCACTACCGCATCGACCTCTACCGCGATGGCTCCCTCGATACCATGGAGCTCACCGTCGAACGCCACGCGGACGCCGACCGATCACGCGAGGCCCTCCACGACCTGATCGAGCGGCGACTGACCGAGATCCTCAACGTCACGGTCGACGATCTCTCGGTCGTCCCGTCCGGCGAGATCGACCGCCAGGAGACCGGCAAGGTCCGGCGCGTCTTCGACCACCGCTGA
- a CDS encoding SDR family NAD(P)-dependent oxidoreductase, with the protein MDGPDLTDRTVLVTGSAKGLGRALVLDAAACGARVAVNYHTSAEAAADVAATASDRGAAAAITVQADVTDPESVDGLFSTVEAELGDVDCLVNNVGDFAPVRWDEMDLATWQRVMDTNLTGTYLCSKRALPTMRAAEFGRIVNVGYAGAEKGLVDPKNFPYFVAKAGVLMFTRMLANDTQDDGIAVNAVSPYVVENSEEFPDDLPRDRPASFEDVTQVVRFFLDPDLDYVSGENVEVDGGWLPEDV; encoded by the coding sequence ATGGACGGACCCGATCTGACCGACCGAACGGTCCTCGTCACCGGGAGCGCGAAGGGACTGGGACGCGCGCTCGTCCTCGACGCGGCGGCCTGCGGGGCTCGCGTCGCGGTCAACTACCACACGAGCGCCGAGGCGGCGGCCGACGTGGCCGCGACCGCCAGCGACCGCGGCGCAGCAGCAGCGATCACCGTGCAGGCCGACGTGACCGATCCCGAGAGCGTCGACGGGCTCTTCAGCACCGTCGAGGCCGAGCTTGGCGACGTCGACTGTCTGGTGAACAACGTCGGCGACTTCGCGCCCGTCCGCTGGGACGAGATGGACCTCGCCACCTGGCAGCGCGTGATGGACACCAACCTGACCGGCACGTACCTCTGCTCGAAGCGCGCCCTACCGACCATGCGAGCGGCCGAATTCGGTCGCATCGTCAACGTCGGCTACGCCGGCGCCGAGAAAGGGCTGGTCGATCCGAAGAACTTCCCCTACTTCGTCGCTAAGGCGGGCGTCCTCATGTTCACGCGAATGCTCGCGAACGACACGCAGGACGACGGCATCGCCGTCAACGCCGTCTCGCCGTACGTCGTGGAGAACTCCGAGGAGTTTCCGGACGACCTGCCGCGCGATCGGCCGGCGAGTTTCGAGGACGTCACGCAGGTGGTCCGCTTCTTCCTCGATCCCGATCTCGACTACGTCAGCGGCGAGAACGTGGAGGTCGACGGCGGCTGGTTGCCCGAGGACGTGTGA
- a CDS encoding ATP-binding protein, with protein sequence MDVALGDLVCLVLYERTASGEGDGPSNGRSTVALTPTDLASGVGIDPTDVPGRLDVFQTTMRLTDEGELTESIRTTDAGIERSVYALTEAGWERALACRRRLLEQSEAFDPSTVADDRPLWDVINATPETPLSSVLAGLSSEPVATSSGYVSGEVFVGRAVELETLVEALDSIDSRGGQTLFVTGEAGVGKSALVERLLDRAASDGVTVGRAACQRGNDAPYGPLRRAIERAFDSSVLDPLARATSEDLADAPLSTRQSALLGDVSTAVCDRSTDQPTLLFVDDLQWAGPATLALFERLADECGAWIYPLLLVGAYRPGAVAADAPLGEMRERLDASDRVASLAVAPFDRDDTARFVRRLVGDATVPAAFVDLVQEATGGNPLIVEEAVAGMLERDEIDPAQGRYPRSLEELDVPGGAEGAVERRIRALDETATDILETASIIGRTVDLETLASTVSIPEARLGAYLSVLVDARLLEWTGEPEADPIQFASGLVRETILAGLADDRRQALHERAAERLIAADAPPSAIAGQCEAAGQLARAIEYYERAADRARATYAGEAAVDAYERALRLADRLGEPDRAASIRLEIGRTRFVRGEPDRAESQYERALSLASDDAVACRAAHRLAELRIKAGSVERGLDVARDALELATDAVPPADRCRLHRVTGWGLVQRGDFDGARGAFEACLDVAEDAEDPTLYALATHDLGTLDGKTGLFERAERRLTDAVSSFERLDEAHYCAKSLTNLALVHRQSGDLEAAIDANERALSIQRDHGLRETLPDALLNQALLYRARGNLSQAVDEYESAIEVGADIGRTERVAKARVQLAQVHVHRGRLDLAAARCREAIATFEDLDGTDGLVVAYVTRARTNGYAGAVDRAGEDARRALSLARELGNDDRVAAARDVLGWVRRIDGDPETARDHHEAAVELAGDGANDVDVTRYRVELVADLREAGELDRALDLATETVTAAGATDEQLLEARARSRLGACCLALESFDRAERELEAAIGVQESCGATVDRVESLLDRCRVAAASGAVDDATDRLDAASGLVSEYGLGLFEGPARALRATLDE encoded by the coding sequence ATGGACGTCGCACTGGGAGATCTGGTCTGTCTGGTGCTATACGAACGGACGGCCAGCGGGGAGGGGGACGGCCCGTCGAACGGGCGCTCGACGGTCGCCCTGACGCCGACCGATCTCGCGAGCGGGGTCGGTATCGACCCGACTGACGTTCCGGGTCGCCTCGACGTCTTCCAGACGACGATGCGCCTCACCGACGAGGGGGAGCTGACGGAGTCGATCCGGACCACCGACGCCGGGATCGAACGGAGCGTCTACGCGCTCACCGAGGCGGGGTGGGAGCGCGCGCTGGCGTGTCGCCGCCGGCTCCTGGAGCAATCCGAGGCGTTCGATCCGTCGACGGTCGCGGACGATCGACCGCTCTGGGACGTGATCAACGCCACGCCGGAGACGCCGCTGTCGTCCGTTCTGGCCGGACTGTCGAGCGAGCCGGTCGCGACGTCCTCGGGGTACGTCTCCGGCGAGGTGTTCGTCGGCCGGGCCGTCGAACTCGAAACGCTGGTCGAGGCCCTGGACTCGATCGACAGTCGCGGCGGGCAGACGCTGTTCGTCACCGGCGAGGCGGGCGTCGGCAAGTCGGCGCTGGTCGAACGGCTGCTCGATCGAGCCGCCAGCGACGGCGTGACCGTCGGTCGGGCCGCCTGCCAGCGCGGGAACGACGCGCCCTACGGCCCGCTTCGGCGCGCGATCGAACGGGCGTTCGATTCCTCGGTGCTCGACCCGCTCGCCCGGGCGACGAGCGAGGACCTGGCGGACGCCCCGCTCTCGACGCGCCAGAGCGCCCTCCTCGGCGACGTCTCGACTGCCGTCTGCGATCGGTCGACTGACCAGCCGACGCTGCTGTTCGTCGACGACCTGCAGTGGGCCGGCCCCGCCACGCTCGCACTGTTCGAACGCCTGGCCGACGAGTGCGGCGCCTGGATCTACCCGCTGTTGCTCGTCGGCGCCTACCGCCCGGGTGCCGTCGCGGCCGACGCGCCGCTGGGTGAGATGCGCGAACGCCTCGACGCCTCGGATCGCGTCGCGTCGCTGGCGGTGGCGCCGTTCGACCGGGACGATACGGCCCGGTTCGTCCGACGACTCGTCGGGGACGCGACCGTCCCGGCGGCGTTCGTGGACCTCGTTCAGGAGGCGACGGGCGGCAATCCGCTCATCGTCGAAGAGGCCGTCGCGGGGATGCTCGAACGGGACGAGATCGACCCGGCCCAGGGCCGGTATCCGCGATCGCTCGAGGAACTCGACGTCCCCGGCGGTGCGGAAGGGGCCGTCGAACGACGCATCCGCGCGCTGGACGAGACGGCGACCGACATCCTCGAGACGGCCTCGATAATCGGCCGGACGGTCGACCTCGAGACGCTCGCCTCGACCGTCTCGATCCCCGAGGCGCGACTGGGCGCGTACCTCTCAGTGCTCGTCGACGCCCGCCTCCTGGAGTGGACCGGCGAACCCGAGGCCGACCCGATCCAGTTCGCGAGCGGCCTCGTTCGCGAGACGATCCTGGCCGGTCTCGCGGACGATCGCCGGCAGGCCCTCCACGAACGCGCCGCGGAGCGCCTGATCGCCGCCGACGCACCGCCGTCGGCGATCGCGGGCCAGTGCGAGGCCGCCGGCCAGCTCGCCCGGGCGATCGAGTACTACGAGCGGGCGGCCGACCGAGCCCGGGCCACGTACGCCGGGGAGGCCGCCGTGGACGCCTACGAGCGCGCACTCCGACTGGCCGACCGCCTCGGCGAGCCCGATCGCGCCGCTTCGATCCGCCTCGAAATCGGTCGCACCCGGTTCGTCCGGGGCGAACCCGACCGCGCCGAGTCCCAGTACGAACGAGCCCTCTCCCTGGCGAGCGACGACGCCGTCGCCTGTCGCGCCGCTCACCGCCTGGCCGAGCTCCGGATCAAAGCCGGCTCGGTCGAGCGCGGCCTCGACGTCGCCCGGGACGCCCTCGAGCTGGCGACCGACGCCGTTCCGCCGGCGGATCGGTGTCGCCTCCACCGGGTGACCGGCTGGGGACTGGTTCAGCGCGGCGACTTCGACGGCGCGCGCGGTGCGTTCGAGGCCTGTCTCGACGTCGCCGAGGACGCGGAGGATCCCACCCTGTACGCGCTCGCGACGCACGATCTCGGGACGCTCGACGGGAAGACGGGGCTGTTCGAACGGGCGGAGCGCCGACTCACCGATGCGGTGTCGTCGTTCGAGCGCCTGGACGAGGCCCACTACTGTGCGAAGTCGCTGACCAACCTCGCGCTCGTCCACCGCCAGAGCGGCGATCTCGAGGCGGCCATCGATGCGAACGAGCGGGCCCTCTCGATCCAGCGCGACCACGGACTGCGCGAGACGTTGCCCGACGCCCTGCTGAACCAGGCGCTCCTCTACCGAGCCCGGGGCAACCTCTCGCAGGCGGTCGACGAGTACGAGTCGGCGATCGAGGTCGGCGCCGACATCGGCCGCACCGAGCGGGTCGCCAAGGCCCGGGTGCAACTGGCGCAGGTGCATGTCCACCGCGGCCGGCTCGACCTGGCCGCGGCGCGCTGTCGCGAGGCGATCGCGACCTTCGAGGACCTCGACGGGACCGACGGACTCGTCGTGGCTTACGTTACGCGCGCGCGAACGAACGGCTACGCCGGCGCCGTCGACCGGGCCGGCGAGGACGCCCGCCGGGCGCTGTCGCTGGCGCGCGAGCTCGGCAACGACGATCGCGTCGCCGCGGCCCGCGACGTCCTCGGCTGGGTCCGCCGGATCGACGGCGACCCCGAGACCGCCCGGGATCACCACGAGGCCGCCGTCGAACTCGCCGGCGACGGCGCCAACGACGTCGACGTCACCCGCTATCGCGTCGAACTGGTCGCGGACCTCCGCGAGGCGGGCGAGCTCGACCGGGCGCTCGACCTCGCGACCGAGACGGTGACGGCGGCCGGGGCAACCGACGAGCAATTGCTCGAAGCCCGCGCCCGGTCGCGACTCGGCGCCTGCTGCCTCGCGCTCGAGTCGTTCGATCGGGCCGAACGGGAACTGGAGGCGGCGATCGGGGTCCAGGAATCCTGCGGCGCGACGGTCGACCGGGTCGAATCGCTGCTCGATCGCTGTCGCGTGGCCGCTGCGAGCGGGGCCGTCGACGACGCGACGGATCGACTCGACGCCGCCTCCGGGCTGGTTTCGGAGTACGGCCTCGGTCTGTTCGAGGGACCGGCACGAGCCCTCCGAGCGACGCTCGACGAGTGA
- a CDS encoding NifU family protein translates to MSTPESEPLRERVERWLASQMPIIQMHGGTSAVREADPETGEVIIELGGGCRGCSVSDVTTGNIQAELLTWDEIEDVTVRVPDAREQLGGPEQAESIMGIDRTEGGRGDWGSSNPGKDHL, encoded by the coding sequence ATGAGCACCCCCGAATCGGAGCCGCTTCGCGAGCGCGTCGAGCGCTGGCTCGCGAGTCAGATGCCCATCATCCAGATGCACGGCGGGACGAGCGCGGTCCGGGAGGCCGACCCCGAGACCGGCGAGGTGATCATCGAGCTCGGCGGCGGCTGTCGCGGCTGCAGCGTCAGCGACGTGACGACCGGCAACATCCAGGCGGAACTGCTCACGTGGGACGAGATCGAAGACGTCACCGTCCGGGTCCCGGACGCGCGCGAGCAACTCGGCGGCCCGGAGCAGGCCGAATCGATCATGGGGATCGACCGGACCGAGGGCGGCCGCGGCGACTGGGGCTCCTCGAACCCCGGCAAGGACCACCTGTGA
- a CDS encoding sensor histidine kinase, translated as MSVGYWAAGIVDRLAILLAGGFDAEGVDDGPETDDNVAADDSGDPADASAESENESSNESGRAADGAGADGDGSSSDSGAPAGDSQTEEDGPSGEDEPAAESDRPNIDHPDGLLVVEGGEIVAANELAERLLSTGDGSIVGSQLDRVLPPPVESHDLECVIDGQRRRYEPYVLSCDAARSTIDHGWIHLRETSRRTLPYGEAADAEESLAGPNQFEQYETIMDVVPDPVYATDETGTFTFVNRAFEEQFGIDRTTVAESDVHFSAVTTEAGAERIAEAIRDLHASDETPARTTVESVAVTERGRTLTVENSLALQPSDGSFAGTAGVLRDVTDRQRREEILSVMDRALRHNLRTNVNIIAGYAETLEPAVDEDHLEALQTIRRAADWLGKLGETIRTLERSIDETGDPHRAVDVEALLDETADWAAERYPSATVDVTVGARGAIDAGEPLDIALQNVVENAIVHNDRDTPSVEIWVADAPREGWLELSVADDGPGIPADERRVVQGSATPTQLTHGSGLGLWLASWIVQVFDGEFEIRDNDPRGTVVTFRLRRLVSEESVDDE; from the coding sequence ATGTCCGTGGGATACTGGGCCGCCGGAATCGTCGACCGCCTGGCGATCCTGCTGGCCGGCGGCTTCGACGCCGAGGGCGTCGACGACGGCCCGGAGACCGACGACAACGTGGCGGCCGACGATTCCGGGGACCCCGCGGATGCGTCAGCCGAGAGCGAAAACGAGTCGTCGAACGAATCCGGGCGGGCCGCGGACGGGGCCGGTGCGGACGGTGACGGATCGTCGAGCGATTCCGGGGCCCCCGCAGGCGACTCGCAGACGGAGGAGGACGGACCGTCGGGCGAGGACGAGCCCGCGGCCGAATCCGACCGCCCCAACATCGACCACCCGGACGGGTTACTCGTCGTCGAGGGGGGCGAGATCGTCGCGGCCAACGAACTCGCAGAGCGGCTCCTCTCGACCGGGGACGGATCGATCGTCGGCAGCCAGCTCGACCGAGTCCTCCCGCCGCCGGTCGAGTCCCACGACCTCGAGTGCGTCATCGACGGCCAGCGCCGGCGCTACGAACCGTACGTCCTTTCCTGCGACGCGGCCCGCTCGACGATCGACCACGGCTGGATCCACCTCCGCGAAACCAGTCGCCGAACGTTGCCCTACGGCGAGGCGGCGGACGCGGAGGAGTCGCTCGCGGGGCCGAACCAGTTCGAGCAGTACGAGACGATCATGGACGTCGTTCCCGATCCGGTCTACGCGACCGACGAGACGGGGACGTTCACCTTCGTCAACCGCGCGTTCGAAGAACAGTTCGGGATCGACCGGACCACCGTGGCGGAATCCGACGTCCACTTCTCGGCCGTGACGACCGAGGCGGGCGCCGAGCGAATCGCCGAGGCGATTCGGGACCTCCACGCGAGCGACGAGACGCCGGCCAGGACCACGGTCGAGAGCGTCGCCGTCACGGAGCGGGGCCGGACGCTGACGGTCGAGAACTCGCTCGCCCTCCAGCCCTCGGACGGCTCGTTCGCGGGGACGGCCGGCGTCCTGCGCGACGTGACCGACCGCCAGCGCCGCGAGGAGATCCTCTCGGTGATGGATCGCGCGCTGCGGCACAACCTCCGGACGAACGTCAACATCATCGCCGGCTACGCCGAGACGCTCGAACCGGCCGTCGACGAGGACCACCTCGAGGCCCTCCAGACCATCCGGCGGGCCGCCGACTGGCTGGGCAAACTCGGCGAGACGATCCGGACGCTCGAACGCTCGATCGACGAGACGGGCGATCCACACCGGGCGGTCGACGTCGAAGCACTGCTCGACGAGACCGCCGACTGGGCGGCCGAGCGCTACCCGTCCGCGACCGTCGACGTCACGGTGGGCGCGCGGGGTGCGATCGACGCCGGCGAGCCGCTCGACATCGCGCTCCAGAACGTCGTCGAGAACGCGATCGTCCACAACGATCGCGATACGCCGTCGGTCGAGATCTGGGTCGCGGACGCGCCGCGCGAGGGCTGGCTCGAGCTGTCGGTCGCCGACGACGGTCCCGGCATCCCCGCCGACGAACGGCGGGTCGTCCAGGGCTCTGCGACCCCGACCCAGCTCACCCACGGGAGCGGACTCGGCCTCTGGCTCGCCAGCTGGATCGTCCAGGTGTTCGACGGCGAGTTCGAGATCCGCGACAACGACCCGCGCGGTACCGTCGTCACCTTCCGCCTCCGACGGCTGGTGAGCGAGGAGTCGGTCGACGACGAGTAA
- a CDS encoding ROK family protein — protein MTYVAGVDLGATNLRAVVVHHSGERLATRRRATPQGPSGVDVTEAVLDSLRAVCGDAGVDPSAIEAAAVGSFGPFDLAEGTVVDPANLPDSVDRVPLSGPVARLLETDDVFLHNDATAGVIAERFYAERNPDDMCYVTISSGIGAGICCDGTILAGWDGNAGEVGHGVVDPAGRLTCGCGRDGHWEAYCAGSAIPDYAEFLAAENPDLETDLALEEPSFDAADVFAAAGADPLADRVIERVGHWNAIGVANLVHAVAPMVVSIGGAVATNNPSLVLDPIRDRLPELVVSNVPDVRLTTRGDDVVLDGAVASALTGGTGDRTQLVG, from the coding sequence GTGACCTACGTCGCGGGCGTCGACCTGGGCGCGACGAACCTCCGCGCCGTCGTCGTCCACCACTCCGGCGAGCGACTGGCGACCCGGCGCCGGGCCACGCCGCAGGGCCCGAGCGGCGTCGACGTCACGGAGGCCGTCCTCGACAGCCTCCGCGCCGTTTGCGGCGACGCCGGGGTCGACCCGTCGGCGATCGAGGCCGCCGCCGTCGGCTCGTTCGGGCCGTTCGACCTGGCCGAGGGAACCGTCGTCGACCCGGCGAACCTCCCGGATTCGGTGGATCGCGTCCCGCTTTCTGGTCCGGTGGCTCGCCTCCTCGAGACCGACGACGTCTTCCTTCACAACGACGCGACCGCGGGCGTCATCGCGGAGCGATTTTACGCCGAGCGCAACCCCGACGACATGTGTTACGTGACGATCTCCTCGGGCATCGGCGCCGGCATCTGCTGCGACGGGACCATCCTCGCCGGCTGGGACGGCAACGCGGGCGAGGTCGGCCACGGAGTCGTGGATCCGGCGGGACGGCTCACCTGCGGCTGCGGTCGCGACGGCCACTGGGAGGCCTACTGCGCCGGCAGCGCCATCCCGGACTACGCCGAGTTCCTCGCGGCCGAGAACCCGGACCTCGAAACCGATCTCGCCCTCGAGGAGCCGTCGTTCGACGCGGCCGACGTCTTCGCCGCGGCCGGCGCCGACCCGCTCGCGGATCGCGTGATCGAGCGCGTCGGACACTGGAACGCGATCGGGGTCGCGAACCTGGTCCACGCCGTCGCGCCGATGGTGGTCTCGATCGGCGGCGCCGTGGCGACGAACAACCCCTCGCTCGTCCTGGATCCGATTCGCGACCGCCTGCCCGAGCTCGTCGTCTCGAACGTCCCCGACGTTCGCCTCACCACGCGGGGCGACGACGTCGTGCTGGACGGCGCCGTCGCGAGCGCGCTGACAGGCGGCACCGGCGATCGAACGCAACTCGTCGGGTGA
- a CDS encoding BtrH N-terminal domain-containing protein — translation MVRVDGYVHHTGDHCGSTSLRNLAGRYDWGVDEPTCFGLAAGLGFTYFELARAPHRGFFGRPLWIEDAFFEHLGIGYERWQPGIAAEPDTDDERWAAVVDRLRDRTAAGDPVMVFTDIFHLEYFDTGTHFAPHTILVVDVDGDEVVLSDSEFDAVQRVPIPDLRAAMGSDAVFDLGYRHLVVTDPEPTVDLATAARAAIETTADAMLDPNRRDRPLGRGSHGLDGIRAFADDLPAWTDLPDPQWTARFAYQNVERRGTGGGAFRSLYARFLHRMIAELPELDPALAERTAAIADDWTSIGETLKTASELDRATDSEFPELLADASDAIRGVADREERLARDLLEAVSN, via the coding sequence ATGGTTCGCGTCGACGGCTACGTCCACCACACCGGCGATCACTGCGGGTCGACCTCGCTGCGAAACCTCGCCGGCCGCTACGACTGGGGGGTCGACGAGCCCACCTGCTTCGGCCTGGCGGCGGGCCTGGGCTTTACCTACTTCGAACTGGCGCGCGCTCCCCACCGCGGGTTCTTCGGCCGGCCGCTGTGGATCGAGGACGCGTTCTTCGAGCACCTCGGAATCGGGTACGAGCGGTGGCAGCCGGGTATCGCTGCGGAGCCGGATACGGACGACGAGCGCTGGGCCGCCGTCGTCGATCGCCTGCGCGACCGAACCGCTGCGGGCGATCCGGTGATGGTCTTTACGGACATCTTCCACCTCGAGTACTTCGACACGGGGACGCACTTCGCGCCGCACACGATCCTCGTCGTCGACGTCGACGGTGACGAGGTCGTCCTCTCGGACAGCGAGTTCGACGCCGTCCAGCGCGTCCCGATCCCGGATCTTCGAGCCGCGATGGGATCGGACGCCGTCTTCGACCTGGGCTATCGCCACCTCGTCGTCACCGATCCGGAGCCGACTGTCGACCTGGCCACGGCCGCACGGGCGGCCATCGAGACGACCGCCGACGCCATGCTCGATCCGAACCGAAGGGACCGACCGCTGGGTCGGGGGTCCCACGGCCTCGACGGCATCCGCGCGTTCGCCGACGATCTTCCCGCGTGGACCGACCTTCCCGACCCGCAGTGGACCGCCCGCTTTGCCTACCAGAACGTCGAACGCCGCGGCACAGGCGGCGGCGCGTTTCGCAGCCTCTACGCCCGCTTCCTGCACCGGATGATCGCGGAACTCCCGGAACTCGATCCCGCGCTGGCCGAGCGGACGGCCGCGATCGCGGACGACTGGACGTCGATCGGGGAGACGCTGAAGACGGCGAGCGAACTGGATCGCGCGACGGACTCCGAATTTCCCGAGCTGCTCGCCGACGCGAGCGACGCGATTCGCGGCGTCGCCGATCGGGAGGAGCGCCTGGCTCGCGACCTCCTCGAAGCGGTGTCGAACTGA
- a CDS encoding proteasome assembly chaperone family protein — protein MASDPSTSYERLAEMTSEEPTLIEGLPGHGLVASIAVDLLNDQLDLSHCGNITSEAFPPVATFDDGLVQDLVRVYGCADPAVMTLQSDLTIPERAYEPLSRCVIEDIAGDIGRAIFLAAAPASSEEQLGQVTGIATTEDVRADLEAADIPIGDERGVVGGVTGALVRECYQADVPAALLVVRAHPRLPDPGSAKAVIENALEPLVEFEVDTTPLDEQAEEIQQRMQQVASQFQQAQQEGARGGDEEQSFRSKGSGMYQ, from the coding sequence ATGGCGTCCGATCCATCCACGTCGTACGAGCGACTCGCGGAGATGACCAGCGAGGAACCGACGCTCATCGAGGGGTTGCCGGGACACGGGCTGGTGGCCTCGATCGCCGTCGACCTGCTGAACGACCAGCTCGATCTCTCCCACTGCGGGAACATCACCTCGGAGGCGTTCCCGCCGGTGGCGACGTTCGACGACGGCCTGGTGCAGGATCTCGTCCGAGTCTACGGCTGCGCCGATCCGGCGGTGATGACCCTCCAGAGCGACCTGACGATCCCCGAACGAGCGTACGAGCCGCTCAGTCGGTGCGTCATCGAGGACATCGCGGGCGACATCGGACGGGCGATCTTCCTCGCCGCGGCGCCCGCGAGTTCCGAGGAGCAACTCGGACAGGTCACCGGCATCGCGACGACCGAGGACGTGCGCGCCGACCTGGAGGCGGCCGACATCCCGATCGGCGACGAGCGCGGCGTCGTCGGCGGCGTGACGGGCGCGCTCGTTCGCGAGTGCTATCAGGCCGACGTACCGGCCGCCCTGTTGGTCGTCCGCGCGCACCCGCGCCTGCCGGATCCGGGCTCAGCGAAGGCCGTCATCGAAAACGCGCTCGAACCGCTCGTCGAGTTCGAGGTCGACACGACGCCGCTCGACGAACAGGCCGAGGAGATCCAACAGCGGATGCAACAGGTCGCGAGCCAGTTCCAGCAAGCCCAGCAGGAAGGGGCCAGGGGCGGCGACGAAGAGCAGAGCTTCCGCTCGAAGGGCTCGGGCATGTATCAGTAA